GCTCTTCTTCTAGGAGAGCCGCCCGTTCTCTTTGTGCTTTGCTCTACTTGCCTTGATAACTTACGTGCCAGATGGAGCTGGAGCCGTCGTCGGAGACGAAGAGCGAGCCGTCCCTGGCTACGGTGACGCCCACCGGTCTGCCCCATACGTCCCCATTCGCAGTGGTGAAGCCGGTGAGAAAGTCTTCATACTCCCCTGTAGCGCTGCTGCCCTTCATGGGGATGCGGATCACCTCGTATCCGGTGCGCTTGTGGCGGTTCCAGGAGCCGTGCTCGGCGGCAAAGGCGTCTCCCCGGTACTTGCCGGGGAACTGCGAGCCTTCGTAGAACGTCATCTGGAGCGAGGCGAAGTGCGGCTGCAGGATCACATCCGGCGTGAGGACCTTGGACTTCAACTCGGGATGTTTCCCGGCGTGGCGTGGATCCTGGTGACCGCCCATGTAGAACCAGGGCCAGCCGTAGAAGCCGTCTTCCTGCACATGGGTGATGTAGTCGGGAACAAGATTGTCGCCCAGGGCATCGCGCTCGTTGGTGGAGCACCAGAGCTCTCCCGATGTGGGATGGATGGCCTCGCCGACGCAGTTGCGAATTCCATAGGCATAGACCTTGACGAACTTGCCTTCGGGGGTGAACTCCAGCACGTCGGCGCGGTGGAACTCGACAGGATTGCCGTCGGTGTCATCCACGTTGGAGTGGGAGCCGACCGACACGAACATGCGCTGGCCGTCGTTGGAGAAAACAACGTCGCGAGTCCAGTGGCCTCCGCCGCGGAGGCGTCCGCCGCCAGGCAGATCTGCGAGCTTTTCGGCGGCCCCGCGAGCCTTCATATCTCCATTGCGATAGGGAAAGCGCACCACGGCA
This DNA window, taken from Acidisarcina sp., encodes the following:
- a CDS encoding sorbosone dehydrogenase family protein; the encoded protein is MHTRWALALASLALLSSTDPAGWAGPRPADGASPAAKHKSPFADYSQQAPGVRRKITLADLPEPNPAESIDNGPNMVPRPADAWPKAPAGFKVSLYATGLDRPRLIRTAPDGDLFVAESEAGRIRVLRGVTTDGKPVQTEVFASGLSQPFGIAFYPAGPNPQWVYIGNTDAVVRFPYRNGDMKARGAAEKLADLPGGGRLRGGGHWTRDVVFSNDGQRMFVSVGSHSNVDDTDGNPVEFHRADVLEFTPEGKFVKVYAYGIRNCVGEAIHPTSGELWCSTNERDALGDNLVPDYITHVQEDGFYGWPWFYMGGHQDPRHAGKHPELKSKVLTPDVILQPHFASLQMTFYEGSQFPGKYRGDAFAAEHGSWNRHKRTGYEVIRIPMKGSSATGEYEDFLTGFTTANGDVWGRPVGVTVARDGSLFVSDDGSSSIWHVSYQGK